The Rhodocytophaga rosea genome has a segment encoding these proteins:
- a CDS encoding DUF433 domain-containing protein gives MEDLVSRITLNPDVCKGKPTIRNMRFTVSQMLELLASGMSTQEILSDYSFIDKEDIEACLWYASKLANTKSVTPLA, from the coding sequence ATGGAAGATTTAGTAAGCAGAATTACTCTCAATCCGGATGTTTGCAAAGGCAAGCCTACCATCAGAAATATGCGTTTTACTGTATCACAAATGCTGGAATTACTTGCGTCCGGCATGTCAACTCAGGAGATCTTATCTGATTATTCCTTTATAGATAAAGAAGACATAGAAGCTTGTTTGTGGTATGCGTCAAAACTTGCCAATACAAAATCTGTTACGCCTTTGGCATAA
- a CDS encoding DUF5615 family PIN-like protein gives MLKFIIDTQLPPILADFLKQNGFDAIHTTFFTDGHLLQDKEIIEIALTESRIIITKDNDFIDNFLLKGAPPKVLLLALGNIKNKDLLRIFDIYMQTINLLLQDKASLVILQPGNIISYE, from the coding sequence ATGCTAAAGTTTATAATAGATACCCAATTACCTCCCATACTTGCTGATTTCTTGAAACAAAACGGCTTTGATGCGATTCATACTACATTTTTCACAGATGGCCATCTGTTACAAGATAAGGAGATCATAGAGATAGCTTTAACAGAATCCAGAATAATTATTACCAAAGACAACGATTTTATAGATAATTTTTTACTAAAAGGCGCTCCGCCAAAAGTATTACTCTTAGCTTTGGGAAATATCAAAAATAAAGATCTGCTGCGCATTTTTGATATCTACATGCAAACCATCAATCTTTTGCTACAAGACAAGGCCAGCTTAGTCATTTTACAACCCGGAAACATAATCTCATACGAATAA
- the serA gene encoding phosphoglycerate dehydrogenase: METTVALNKYIIIDFDSTFTKVEAMDELGAISLQGNADKDKIIQEIKHITDLGMNGELSFTQSLEKRIELLNANKAQLPQLVERLRTKVSNSFERNRAFFMEYADNIMIISNGFKEFITPIVTEFGIKEENIFANTFVYDEKGNIIGFDRSNRLCANKGKVEQIKSLNLQGDIYVIGDGYTDYEIKEAGLANKFYAFTENVERERVLSKADHIAPSLDEFLYHNKLPMSLSYPKNRISVLLLENIHPKALELFRQEGYKVDVVAGGLDEDELCERIKDVTVLGIRSKTQVTRKVLESANKLMCVGAFCIGTNQIDLNACLERGIVAFNAPYSNTRSVVELAIGEIIMLIRNIPDKSNGMHKGIWDKSAKNSFEIRGKKLGIVGYGNIGAQLSVIAEALGMEVYYYDIVERLALGNAKKCNSLKELLNIADIVTLHVDGRASNKNLIGEKEFAQMKDGVIFLNLSRGAIVDIPALVNAVKSKKIQGVGIDVFPYEPKTNKEEFINELRGLPNVILTPHIGGSTEEAQVNIANFVPGKIIEFINKGNTFMSVNFPNLQLPELTDAHRLIHIHENVPGILAQINSILAKYHINIAGQYLKTNEKVGYVITDINKVYNKEVVSELKNIPHTIKFRMLY; the protein is encoded by the coding sequence ATGGAAACTACCGTAGCACTGAACAAATACATTATTATTGATTTCGATAGTACATTTACCAAAGTAGAGGCAATGGACGAATTGGGAGCCATTTCTCTGCAGGGTAATGCCGACAAAGATAAGATCATTCAGGAAATTAAACATATTACTGACCTGGGCATGAATGGAGAACTGTCTTTTACACAGTCTCTGGAAAAACGGATTGAACTCCTAAACGCTAATAAAGCTCAGCTTCCACAACTCGTTGAAAGGCTCCGTACCAAAGTATCCAACTCTTTTGAGCGCAACAGGGCTTTTTTCATGGAGTATGCTGATAATATTATGATCATCTCCAATGGGTTCAAGGAGTTTATTACGCCCATTGTTACAGAATTTGGCATTAAAGAAGAGAATATTTTTGCCAATACTTTTGTCTACGACGAAAAAGGGAATATCATCGGTTTCGACCGCAGCAACCGCCTGTGTGCCAATAAAGGAAAAGTTGAACAGATTAAATCGCTGAATTTACAGGGAGATATTTATGTAATCGGAGATGGTTATACCGATTATGAAATTAAAGAAGCCGGACTTGCCAATAAATTTTATGCCTTTACCGAAAATGTAGAACGGGAACGGGTACTAAGTAAAGCAGACCATATTGCGCCTAGTCTGGATGAATTCCTGTATCACAATAAACTGCCCATGAGTTTGTCTTATCCTAAAAATCGGATAAGCGTACTGCTGCTGGAAAACATCCATCCTAAAGCCTTAGAATTGTTCAGGCAGGAGGGCTATAAAGTAGATGTAGTGGCCGGCGGTCTGGACGAAGATGAACTTTGTGAACGCATTAAAGATGTAACCGTACTGGGCATTCGTTCCAAAACCCAGGTTACCCGTAAAGTACTGGAGAGCGCCAATAAACTGATGTGTGTAGGAGCTTTTTGTATCGGCACCAACCAGATTGATCTGAATGCTTGTTTAGAGAGGGGAATTGTAGCATTTAACGCACCCTACAGCAATACCCGGAGTGTGGTAGAACTGGCCATTGGTGAAATTATTATGCTCATCCGCAATATTCCCGACAAGAGTAATGGCATGCACAAAGGCATCTGGGATAAATCTGCTAAAAATAGTTTTGAGATCCGGGGGAAAAAGCTGGGTATTGTAGGCTATGGAAATATCGGGGCACAATTATCTGTAATTGCAGAAGCACTCGGTATGGAAGTGTATTATTATGATATTGTAGAGCGGCTGGCATTAGGTAATGCAAAAAAATGTAATTCTCTGAAAGAACTGCTCAACATAGCCGATATTGTAACCCTGCATGTAGACGGACGGGCCTCTAACAAAAACCTGATTGGAGAGAAGGAATTTGCCCAGATGAAAGATGGCGTTATCTTCCTGAATCTGAGCCGGGGTGCCATTGTAGATATTCCTGCCCTGGTGAATGCCGTTAAAAGTAAAAAAATACAGGGGGTAGGAATTGATGTATTCCCCTATGAACCCAAAACCAATAAGGAAGAATTTATTAACGAACTCAGAGGCTTACCCAATGTAATTCTGACCCCGCATATTGGTGGAAGCACCGAAGAAGCGCAGGTAAATATTGCCAACTTTGTTCCGGGAAAAATCATTGAGTTTATTAATAAGGGAAACACATTTATGAGTGTAAACTTCCCCAATCTGCAATTACCCGAACTCACCGATGCCCACCGCCTAATTCATATTCATGAGAATGTACCTGGTATTCTGGCTCAGATCAACAGTATTCTGGCTAAATATCATATCAATATTGCCGGCCAGTACCTGAAGACAAATGAGAAGGTAGGCTATGTAATCACAGATATTAATAAAGTGTATAACAAAGAGGTGGTGAGCGAACTAAAAAACATTCCGCACACCATTAAATTCCGGATGCTGTATTAA
- a CDS encoding aminotransferase class V-fold PLP-dependent enzyme yields MQRKVFFTPGPAHLYPTFEKHLQTALDEQIGSISHRSKQFKAIYQYTVEQLRTLLAIPPQSAILFTGSATEIWERVLQSCVEKESFHLVNGAFSKRFYEFAAELGKKAIKQEAPFGQGFNTGQIHIPHSAELVCLTHNETSSGVSMPVEAMHQLKKDNPDTLFVVDIVSSAPYPALDYSLIDSSFFSVQKGFGMPAGLGVWIVNEKCLQKAESLKAKGLQIGTYHSLPSLWSKYTAYETPATPNVLSIYLLGKIAEDMNREGIASIRKQTEEKAALLYSFLEKSKLASVAVQNPQHRSQTVVVADVKQSSAEYLQDIAKTGNVVGSGYGSYKDKQIRIANFPANTTAQVEALIQVMQQLEA; encoded by the coding sequence GTGCAAAGAAAAGTTTTTTTTACCCCCGGACCAGCTCACTTGTACCCTACGTTTGAAAAGCACTTACAAACTGCCTTAGACGAACAAATAGGGTCTATCTCTCACCGGAGCAAACAATTTAAAGCGATCTACCAATATACGGTAGAGCAGTTGCGTACCCTGCTTGCTATTCCTCCGCAAAGCGCTATTCTGTTTACCGGCTCAGCCACCGAAATCTGGGAACGGGTATTACAAAGCTGTGTGGAAAAAGAAAGCTTTCACCTGGTAAATGGCGCTTTCTCCAAGCGTTTTTATGAGTTTGCGGCAGAACTGGGTAAAAAAGCCATCAAACAGGAAGCACCCTTTGGGCAGGGTTTTAATACCGGACAGATACATATTCCTCATAGTGCAGAGTTGGTTTGCCTTACACACAATGAAACCAGTTCCGGAGTATCTATGCCGGTAGAAGCCATGCATCAGCTAAAAAAAGATAATCCCGACACTTTGTTTGTGGTCGATATAGTTTCATCTGCCCCTTACCCTGCGCTGGATTATAGCTTAATTGATTCCTCATTTTTCTCGGTGCAAAAAGGATTTGGTATGCCTGCCGGGTTGGGTGTATGGATTGTGAATGAAAAATGTTTGCAAAAAGCTGAAAGTCTGAAAGCGAAAGGGCTACAGATCGGTACTTACCATAGCTTACCTTCGTTGTGGAGCAAATACACGGCTTATGAAACACCTGCTACGCCAAACGTACTGAGTATTTACCTGCTGGGCAAAATTGCTGAAGATATGAACCGGGAAGGAATAGCCTCCATCCGCAAACAAACTGAAGAAAAAGCAGCCTTGCTTTATTCTTTTCTGGAAAAAAGTAAGTTGGCATCTGTTGCCGTTCAGAATCCGCAGCACCGTTCGCAAACCGTGGTAGTGGCAGATGTAAAACAATCGTCTGCTGAATATTTACAAGACATTGCTAAAACCGGAAATGTGGTGGGCAGCGGTTATGGCAGCTATAAAGACAAACAAATACGTATTGCTAATTTTCCGGCCAATACTACAGCCCAGGTAGAAGCACTCATTCAGGTGATGCAGCAACTCGAAGCATAA
- a CDS encoding carboxypeptidase-like regulatory domain-containing protein — translation MIKILILSFLFSLTAFDFKSQPEQILTTKLQVTVRDDLGNLVEGADVRLFKTEEDYNKEQNQVGATLKTDAKGKASFNELEPAVYYIIAEKGDKDNSGAGTKTESLTAKKVNKITLIIS, via the coding sequence ATGATTAAGATCTTAATTCTGTCTTTCTTATTCAGTCTTACTGCTTTTGATTTCAAATCTCAGCCGGAGCAAATTCTTACGACCAAGTTACAGGTAACGGTTCGGGACGATCTGGGGAACTTGGTAGAAGGAGCAGATGTGCGGTTATTTAAAACGGAAGAAGATTACAATAAGGAGCAGAATCAGGTAGGAGCTACCCTAAAAACGGATGCTAAGGGCAAAGCCTCTTTTAATGAACTGGAACCAGCTGTATATTATATTATTGCGGAGAAAGGGGATAAGGACAATAGCGGGGCAGGTACCAAAACAGAATCACTCACAGCGAAGAAGGTAAATAAGATCACTCTTATTATATCGTAA
- a CDS encoding pyridoxamine 5'-phosphate oxidase family protein, whose translation MKAITREEGLIQIYDKIKDIKFAMLTSVGEDGLLRSRPMSTTKAEFDGQLWFFTYDETEKTDEIDKQPEVNLAYADIANSTYVSVSGRARIVHDKNKMEKLWNPMFRAWFPKGLEQPGIALLVVNIEQAEFWDSSSSKMVQLFQMAKAILTGSQANQGEHKEIKIVGPAKIEKQKK comes from the coding sequence ATGAAAGCTATAACAAGAGAAGAAGGCCTCATACAGATATATGACAAGATCAAGGATATTAAATTTGCGATGCTTACTTCAGTAGGGGAAGATGGTTTGCTGCGCAGCCGGCCAATGTCTACTACCAAAGCAGAGTTCGATGGGCAGCTCTGGTTTTTTACCTACGATGAAACCGAAAAAACGGATGAGATAGACAAACAGCCGGAAGTAAACTTAGCGTATGCTGATATTGCAAATAGTACCTATGTATCGGTATCCGGAAGAGCGAGAATTGTACATGATAAAAATAAAATGGAGAAACTCTGGAATCCTATGTTCAGAGCCTGGTTTCCCAAAGGTCTGGAGCAGCCTGGTATCGCTTTGCTGGTTGTAAATATCGAACAGGCAGAATTCTGGGACAGCTCTTCCAGTAAAATGGTGCAGCTTTTTCAGATGGCCAAAGCCATATTGACCGGCTCACAAGCCAATCAGGGTGAGCATAAAGAAATTAAAATCGTTGGTCCGGCTAAAATTGAGAAACAGAAAAAGTAG
- a CDS encoding DNA-3-methyladenine glycosylase, which translates to MKLTEEFYQQDTISVAKQLLGAYLVHESEWGITSGRIVETEAYLWGDPACHAYRRKTTRNAMMFGPPGNAYVYQIYGLHECINVVTAPVGVGEAVLIRALQPIEGIELMQQRRGMAEIKKLCNGPGKLVQAMGITRSMDGISLLTSACYILSPATLPEYQQPFEMVTTTRIGITQGADLPYRYYIAKNPHVSYK; encoded by the coding sequence ATGAAACTAACTGAAGAATTTTATCAGCAGGACACAATTAGTGTAGCCAAACAATTGCTGGGAGCCTACCTGGTTCATGAAAGTGAATGGGGCATTACCTCCGGACGTATTGTAGAAACCGAAGCCTATTTATGGGGAGATCCGGCTTGCCATGCCTACCGCCGGAAAACCACACGCAATGCCATGATGTTTGGCCCGCCGGGAAATGCCTATGTATATCAGATTTATGGATTACATGAGTGTATCAATGTTGTAACTGCTCCGGTTGGTGTGGGAGAAGCAGTTCTGATCCGGGCTTTGCAACCAATAGAGGGAATCGAACTCATGCAGCAGCGAAGAGGAATGGCAGAAATAAAAAAACTATGTAATGGGCCTGGCAAACTAGTGCAAGCCATGGGAATTACCAGATCTATGGATGGCATTAGTTTACTCACCAGTGCCTGTTATATTCTCTCTCCAGCAACTTTACCGGAATACCAGCAGCCATTTGAAATGGTTACTACCACCCGGATTGGCATCACACAGGGCGCTGACTTACCTTACCGCTATTATATTGCTAAAAATCCACATGTCAGCTATAAGTAA
- a CDS encoding MarR family winged helix-turn-helix transcriptional regulator, producing MELEKEIQQSKFQNEYQKLLLNIIFTASWLNLRNTQRFKPYGISPQQYNILRILRGQHPKSATVTLLTERMLDKSSNASRLVEKLRVKQLLDRCECPEDRRAVNVRITDKGLALLQKLDQTGDDIRKDFTHISEEEAKLVNRILDGIRE from the coding sequence ATGGAACTTGAGAAGGAAATTCAACAAAGTAAATTTCAGAACGAATACCAGAAATTATTACTGAACATTATTTTTACCGCCAGCTGGCTGAATCTTCGCAATACCCAACGATTTAAACCCTACGGAATCTCCCCACAACAGTACAATATCTTACGTATTTTAAGAGGACAGCACCCCAAAAGCGCCACTGTTACCTTGCTTACCGAACGTATGCTGGATAAGAGTTCTAATGCTTCCCGGCTGGTAGAAAAACTGCGGGTGAAACAATTGCTCGACCGTTGTGAATGTCCTGAAGACCGCCGGGCAGTAAACGTGAGAATTACAGATAAAGGACTGGCCCTTCTTCAAAAGCTGGATCAGACGGGTGATGATATTCGCAAGGATTTTACACATATCTCTGAAGAAGAAGCAAAGCTGGTCAACCGGATTCTGGATGGAATAAGGGAATGA
- a CDS encoding ATP-binding protein translates to MLIPSPRATTLELELDWLHSVIQSGIQSYFGVAPAQPVYQEEYPSDQYLINEKPLPDLTNDDSAYATCVKKFNMSREERIMLLLALTPHLAPDLLDDFLIKDERHGYSHTNFGGVKGKNHAGFLPTGQTVLFLIAGRDVEKKLNCMHLFDASHFFYKQNILQLKPVENEEPALSGVLNISKEYLNLFTTGKPYRPTYSTHFPAQLITTQLDWEDLVLDYDTYDEIEEVKAWIKYGHTLLYERGLAKKIKKGYRSLFYGPPGTGKTLTASLLGKSEGLDVYRIDLSMVVSKYIGETEKNLASIFDQAENKNWILFFDEADALFGKRTQTNNSNDRYANQEVSYLLQRVEDFAGLVILATNLRANLDEAFSRRFQSIIYFPMPNPAMRLRLWQQAFGGSFELEPSMNLKKIAADYEMAGGSIINVLRYCTLMALNRNSGIVTLEDILQGIRKEFKKEGKTIKA, encoded by the coding sequence ATGCTTATTCCTTCGCCACGTGCTACTACCCTGGAACTGGAACTAGACTGGCTGCACAGTGTCATTCAATCCGGCATTCAAAGTTATTTTGGTGTGGCTCCTGCCCAGCCGGTGTATCAGGAGGAATATCCATCTGATCAGTATCTGATAAATGAGAAACCATTACCGGATTTAACCAATGATGATAGTGCGTATGCCACTTGCGTAAAGAAATTTAATATGTCACGCGAGGAGAGGATTATGCTTTTGCTGGCACTTACGCCACATTTAGCTCCTGATCTGCTCGACGATTTTTTAATAAAAGATGAACGGCATGGATACAGCCATACTAATTTTGGAGGTGTAAAAGGTAAGAATCACGCAGGTTTTTTACCTACCGGCCAGACAGTTTTGTTCCTGATTGCCGGAAGGGATGTAGAAAAAAAGCTCAATTGTATGCATTTGTTCGATGCTTCGCACTTTTTTTACAAACAGAATATTCTTCAATTAAAACCGGTAGAAAACGAGGAACCTGCCTTGAGTGGCGTACTTAACATCAGCAAAGAATACCTGAATTTATTTACAACTGGCAAACCTTATCGCCCGACCTATAGCACCCATTTTCCGGCCCAGCTCATCACTACTCAACTTGACTGGGAAGACCTGGTGCTGGATTATGATACCTATGACGAAATTGAAGAAGTAAAAGCCTGGATCAAATATGGACATACCTTGCTTTACGAACGGGGGTTGGCTAAGAAGATAAAAAAAGGCTACCGGAGTTTGTTTTACGGTCCGCCTGGTACCGGAAAAACGCTTACAGCTTCGCTATTGGGTAAATCTGAAGGGCTGGATGTGTACCGGATTGATCTTTCGATGGTGGTATCTAAATATATTGGGGAAACGGAAAAAAACCTGGCTTCTATTTTCGACCAGGCCGAAAATAAAAACTGGATTCTGTTTTTTGATGAAGCCGATGCCTTGTTTGGAAAACGCACCCAGACCAATAATTCCAACGACCGCTATGCTAATCAGGAAGTTTCGTACTTATTGCAACGGGTAGAAGATTTTGCCGGACTTGTCATTCTGGCTACCAACCTGAGGGCAAATCTGGATGAAGCATTTTCCCGGAGGTTTCAATCTATTATATATTTTCCGATGCCTAATCCAGCGATGCGGCTGCGTTTATGGCAACAGGCATTTGGCGGCTCCTTTGAACTGGAACCCTCTATGAATCTGAAGAAAATAGCAGCTGATTATGAAATGGCTGGCGGTTCTATTATTAACGTGTTGCGGTATTGTACCCTGATGGCTCTCAACCGGAATTCCGGGATAGTGACTTTAGAAGACATTTTACAGGGAATCCGGAAAGAGTTTAAAAAAGAAGGAAAAACTATAAAGGCCTGA
- a CDS encoding formimidoylglutamase, translating to MNLTIFFDPVDETILSDQAEADSWQHSLRIHLEKMPAWKKSHLALLGVPEERGTLTNKGTYKAAAAIRKALYPLKKGNHAYKISDLGDLRPGITLEDTYLRLQEVCETLLHNNVIPVILGGSHDLDYGQYRAHENLPMRVSLLNVDALMDMSENEKHPMSRRHIHDILMHEPNYLFTFSHLAYQTYLTSAHDLAILEKLYFEAYRLGQIRENIQEIEPLIRESTMMSFDITAIKLSDAPGNAQAHAFGLTGEEACQICWYAGLNEKMASVGFYEYNPDYDHRNQTAEVVATMIWYFVEGFYHRKKEVDFSDKTYTKYVVPLSGARAHDVIFYKNTLNEKWWMEVPYPSKPNKVSIVPCSYTDYQAALKGELPQRWINRYAKLV from the coding sequence ATGAATTTAACCATTTTTTTTGACCCGGTAGACGAAACCATTTTATCTGATCAGGCAGAAGCCGACTCCTGGCAGCATTCCCTGCGAATACATCTGGAGAAAATGCCAGCCTGGAAAAAGAGCCATTTAGCTTTACTGGGCGTACCCGAAGAACGGGGAACACTTACGAATAAGGGCACTTATAAAGCAGCCGCTGCCATCCGCAAAGCCTTATATCCCTTAAAAAAAGGAAACCACGCCTATAAAATTTCAGATCTGGGAGATCTAAGGCCGGGCATTACTCTTGAAGATACCTATTTGCGCTTGCAGGAAGTATGTGAAACGCTGCTTCACAATAATGTAATCCCGGTAATTCTAGGCGGCTCCCACGACCTGGATTATGGCCAGTACCGGGCGCATGAAAACCTGCCTATGCGTGTTTCGTTGCTCAATGTAGATGCCTTAATGGATATGAGCGAAAATGAAAAACATCCCATGAGTAGGCGGCATATTCATGATATTCTGATGCACGAACCCAATTACCTGTTTACCTTCAGTCATCTGGCTTACCAGACATACCTTACGTCTGCTCATGATCTGGCGATTCTGGAGAAACTTTATTTTGAAGCGTACCGGCTGGGACAAATCCGCGAAAATATACAGGAAATCGAACCCCTGATCCGGGAATCTACCATGATGAGTTTTGATATTACCGCTATTAAACTTTCGGATGCACCCGGTAATGCTCAGGCTCATGCCTTTGGCCTGACCGGAGAGGAAGCTTGCCAGATTTGCTGGTATGCCGGATTAAATGAAAAAATGGCATCTGTCGGCTTTTATGAGTATAATCCCGATTATGACCACCGCAACCAGACAGCCGAAGTAGTAGCTACCATGATCTGGTATTTTGTGGAAGGATTTTACCACCGGAAGAAAGAAGTTGATTTTTCTGATAAAACCTATACCAAGTATGTAGTGCCGCTATCCGGAGCGAGAGCGCATGATGTTATTTTTTATAAAAATACATTGAATGAGAAATGGTGGATGGAAGTGCCTTATCCCAGTAAACCTAATAAAGTTTCGATTGTACCTTGCAGTTACACCGATTATCAGGCAGCTTTGAAAGGAGAACTTCCCCAGCGATGGATCAACCGCTATGCGAAACTGGTGTAG